A DNA window from Paenibacillus andongensis contains the following coding sequences:
- a CDS encoding DUF4386 domain-containing protein: protein MNSNKKTARIAGVLFLAATAAYILGNGLIESVLNNPDYLIHVYPNRTKVIEGMLLEFINSAAVVGIAITLFPILKKHNETLALGYVSFRVIEAIILIVGAIIPLLLISLSKEYIETGAPDASYFQTIGTLAIKGKLLAFQLAMLVLGLYSLLFCYLFYQSKLIPRLLSVLGFIGYASLLTSALLEIFGYSAGMLLFLPGALFEILLPLWLIVKGFKEKTS, encoded by the coding sequence ATGAATTCAAACAAAAAAACGGCAAGAATTGCGGGCGTATTATTTCTCGCTGCAACAGCTGCTTATATACTAGGTAATGGACTTATAGAATCTGTTCTAAATAACCCAGATTATCTTATTCATGTTTATCCAAATAGAACCAAAGTGATCGAAGGAATGCTCCTTGAGTTCATTAATTCGGCTGCAGTTGTTGGCATTGCAATCACACTGTTTCCAATCTTAAAAAAACATAATGAAACTTTAGCGCTGGGTTACGTCTCTTTCAGGGTTATTGAGGCTATAATCCTTATAGTTGGGGCAATCATCCCTTTATTATTAATATCATTAAGTAAGGAGTATATAGAAACAGGAGCCCCGGATGCTTCCTATTTTCAAACTATAGGCACGTTAGCAATAAAAGGGAAATTATTGGCCTTTCAGTTAGCAATGCTCGTTCTTGGTCTCTATAGCTTGTTGTTTTGTTATTTATTTTATCAATCTAAACTCATTCCACGTTTACTATCAGTCCTTGGATTTATTGGATACGCATCGTTATTAACGAGCGCCTTGTTAGAGATTTTCGGCTATAGTGCAGGAATGCTTTTATTTCTTCCAGGAGCCTTATTTGAAATATTACTACCGCTATGGCTGATCGTTAAAGGATTTAAGGAGAAAACTTCATGA
- a CDS encoding NADPH-dependent FMN reductase — translation MLKIGIILGSTRPGRMSPQVGNWVKDIADKRGDASYEIVDIADYKLPFFGEPGSEEQIKNWTEKLNSLDGFVFVTPEYNHSITGALKNALDLARVEWNNKAAGIVSYGSTGGARAAEHLRGILGELLVADVKAHPTLSIFTDFENYSTFKPAELHLGNITLMLDQVIAWSGALQTLRQ, via the coding sequence ATGTTGAAAATTGGAATCATATTGGGAAGTACTAGACCGGGCCGGATGAGTCCACAAGTGGGGAATTGGGTCAAAGACATTGCAGATAAACGCGGAGATGCAAGCTATGAAATCGTGGATATCGCAGATTACAAATTGCCCTTTTTTGGTGAACCGGGTAGCGAAGAACAAATCAAAAATTGGACTGAAAAATTGAATAGCCTGGATGGTTTTGTATTTGTTACGCCAGAATACAATCACAGCATTACTGGTGCTTTGAAAAATGCACTCGATTTAGCTCGTGTGGAATGGAATAACAAAGCAGCAGGTATCGTTAGTTATGGATCAACTGGCGGAGCGCGAGCGGCTGAACATTTGAGAGGCATATTAGGAGAATTACTAGTTGCTGACGTAAAAGCACATCCGACTTTATCGATATTTACCGATTTTGAGAATTATAGCACATTTAAGCCAGCAGAATTACATCTTGGGAATATCACACTTATGCTGGATCAAGTGATCGCATGGAGTGGAGCACTTCAAACCCTACGCCAATAG
- a CDS encoding M48 family metallopeptidase, which translates to MKIEFENNTIEFNVQYGIRKKISIHIDSMGFITLKAPNDTSKEMVMSAVKQHGKTILGKLQLIAKAREIPKTREYQDKGKFLHLGKYVFLHELIETNELNEEELKLNLKKFYFSSCKKIIGERIKIYQTVLKVKPKTIEVDESKTKWGSCSSDKKITFNYRLAMAPIEVIDYVIIHELCHLLHMNHDRSFWRRVGSIMPDYKEKEAYLARYGHAMTL; encoded by the coding sequence ATGAAAATAGAATTTGAAAATAATACGATAGAATTTAATGTTCAATATGGAATTCGAAAAAAGATCTCGATTCACATCGATTCCATGGGTTTCATAACTTTAAAAGCTCCTAATGATACAAGTAAGGAAATGGTTATGAGTGCAGTGAAACAACATGGGAAAACGATCTTGGGAAAATTGCAACTCATTGCGAAGGCTCGAGAAATCCCGAAGACAAGAGAGTATCAGGATAAAGGCAAGTTCCTTCATCTTGGGAAATATGTTTTTCTCCATGAATTAATCGAGACGAATGAGTTAAATGAAGAAGAATTGAAATTGAATCTTAAAAAGTTCTATTTCTCAAGCTGCAAGAAGATAATTGGGGAAAGAATCAAAATTTATCAAACCGTGCTAAAAGTAAAACCCAAAACGATTGAGGTAGATGAGTCCAAAACCAAATGGGGAAGCTGCAGCTCGGATAAAAAAATAACCTTTAACTATCGATTAGCCATGGCTCCAATAGAAGTTATTGATTATGTCATCATCCATGAACTATGTCATCTCCTTCATATGAATCATGATCGATCATTTTGGAGACGTGTAGGAAGCATTATGCCGGATTATAAAGAAAAGGAAGCGTATTTGGCAAGGTATGGGCATGCTATGACGCTTTGA
- a CDS encoding ArsR/SmtB family transcription factor yields the protein MDNDIFKALADPSRRTLLDLLHTADGRTLNDLCTPLQMSRFGVMKHLNILEEANLITTRKVGREKLHYLNSVPIRQIYDRWVSKYAEPWAIELTSLKNELEREMNMENKPRHVNRIAIKATPEQVWRALTDPAKTSKFWYNCSIRSNWEIGSSFELWNPEEKKLANGIILEMAPPHKLVMSWQFPAFPDTASESPSRITWEIDAHTELAGVTLVTVVHDEFEQAINTAKILEMGLPIVLSGMKTLLETGSALTND from the coding sequence ATAGATAACGATATATTCAAGGCACTTGCTGACCCTAGCCGCCGTACACTCCTAGACCTGCTTCACACAGCTGATGGGCGAACGTTGAACGATCTTTGTACCCCTTTGCAAATGTCAAGATTCGGTGTAATGAAGCATCTTAATATTCTCGAGGAAGCTAACCTCATTACCACCAGAAAAGTTGGCAGAGAAAAGCTTCATTATCTAAATTCAGTACCTATACGGCAAATTTACGACCGATGGGTGAGCAAATACGCCGAACCTTGGGCTATCGAATTAACATCTCTTAAAAACGAATTGGAGCGTGAAATGAATATGGAGAACAAGCCACGGCATGTAAACCGTATTGCCATTAAAGCAACACCCGAACAAGTTTGGCGAGCCCTTACTGATCCAGCTAAGACATCAAAGTTTTGGTACAATTGCTCCATCCGATCCAACTGGGAAATCGGCTCCTCTTTCGAACTATGGAACCCTGAGGAGAAAAAACTTGCAAATGGGATCATTCTCGAAATGGCACCTCCGCATAAGCTGGTTATGAGTTGGCAGTTCCCCGCGTTTCCAGACACAGCCTCTGAGAGCCCGTCACGTATTACGTGGGAAATCGATGCTCATACCGAATTAGCCGGCGTTACCCTTGTAACAGTCGTACATGATGAATTTGAACAGGCGATAAACACCGCAAAAATTCTTGAAATGGGTTTGCCAATTGTTCTTTCGGGAATGAAGACATTGCTTGAAACCGGGTCAGCACTCACTAATGACTAA
- a CDS encoding ester cyclase: MITIEEKNMETVSAFIEAFWNQSDMDCTEQFLSTDYQELSYQSKEGLKQFAGKILEAFPDKQYTVEEIIAQGEKVLVRMVVKGTHKGVFFGIAPTGNSIDVTLYRQYRVVDGMIAEHRGWIDMMTMWRQIKAN; encoded by the coding sequence GTGATAACGATTGAAGAGAAAAATATGGAGACGGTATCAGCGTTTATCGAGGCTTTTTGGAATCAAAGTGATATGGATTGTACAGAACAATTTTTGTCAACCGATTATCAAGAGCTCTCTTATCAATCAAAAGAAGGTCTGAAACAATTTGCTGGAAAAATACTGGAGGCATTTCCTGATAAACAATACACAGTGGAAGAGATCATAGCGCAAGGGGAGAAAGTACTCGTACGAATGGTTGTGAAAGGTACGCATAAAGGAGTGTTTTTTGGAATCGCACCTACGGGTAATTCTATAGATGTCACACTGTACCGTCAATATCGCGTCGTAGATGGTATGATAGCCGAACACCGAGGTTGGATCGATATGATGACCATGTGGCGTCAAATAAAAGCGAACTAA
- a CDS encoding ester cyclase, whose amino-acid sequence MKTIEQKNIETVTAFIEAFANQNELDDTDQFFSSQIGEAFPDKHYAVEEVIAQGEKVIARIFMTGTHKGTFAGNLPTGNSVKATQFREFRLVDGQIVEHRGWFDTATLLPQMKAN is encoded by the coding sequence ATGAAAACGATTGAACAGAAAAATATTGAAACGGTAACTGCGTTTATTGAGGCTTTTGCGAATCAAAATGAGTTGGATGATACGGATCAATTTTTTTCTAGTCAAATAGGGGAGGCATTCCCTGATAAACACTACGCAGTAGAAGAGGTCATAGCCCAAGGTGAGAAGGTAATAGCAAGAATTTTTATGACTGGAACGCATAAAGGTACGTTTGCTGGAAATTTACCTACGGGAAATTCCGTTAAGGCAACACAGTTTCGTGAATTTCGTTTAGTTGATGGCCAGATTGTTGAACATCGTGGTTGGTTCGATACAGCGACACTTTTGCCCCAAATGAAAGCCAATTAA
- a CDS encoding protein adenylyltransferase SelO → MTEKSTMLETGWNFDNSYARLPESLFTRLHPAPVRSPEVAILNDQLATSLGLSVQSLQSNAGAAALAGNQIPEGAMPLAQAYAGHQFGHFNRLGDGRALLLGEQITPQGTRVDIHLKGSGRTPYSRGGDGRAALGPMLREYIISEAMYALGIPTTRSLAVVTTGESIIRETEQPGAILTRVAASHLRVGTFQYAAKLGTKEDLLALADYTLQRHFQEVDVADENRYLVLLQEVIKRQASLISKWQLVGFIHGVMNTDNMAISGETIDYGPCAFMDAYDPATVFSSIDRQGRYAYGNQPYIAAWNLARFAETLLPLLHENEEQAVKLAENAIANFSELYHRNWFSGMRAKLGIFNGEQQDESLIKDLLTMMEKYSADYTNTFRALTFDKLEDTDLFSSTEFAQWQESWQARLSRQEETKASSHQLMRSSNPAVIPRNHRVEEALETAVNQGDYSVMERLLGVLSNPFAHSSEQADFTRPTLSTQPYRTFCGT, encoded by the coding sequence ATGACTGAGAAAAGTACAATGTTAGAAACAGGATGGAACTTCGACAACAGTTATGCTCGTCTGCCGGAATCTCTTTTTACCAGACTTCATCCAGCTCCTGTGCGCTCACCGGAGGTAGCCATTCTTAATGATCAGTTGGCAACATCCTTGGGATTATCCGTACAATCACTGCAAAGCAATGCAGGGGCAGCGGCGCTTGCTGGTAACCAGATTCCTGAAGGCGCTATGCCTCTGGCCCAAGCCTATGCGGGGCATCAATTTGGACATTTTAACCGTTTAGGGGATGGCCGGGCTCTGCTTCTTGGCGAACAGATCACTCCCCAAGGCACACGGGTTGATATTCATCTTAAAGGTTCAGGCAGGACGCCATACTCCCGCGGGGGAGATGGTCGGGCTGCACTTGGCCCGATGCTGCGTGAATACATCATCAGCGAAGCCATGTATGCGCTTGGTATTCCAACAACCCGCAGCCTAGCGGTGGTAACAACCGGTGAGTCCATCATCCGTGAAACTGAACAGCCTGGAGCAATTCTTACCCGCGTAGCTGCCAGTCATTTGCGCGTCGGTACCTTTCAGTATGCTGCGAAACTTGGCACCAAAGAAGACCTTCTAGCCCTGGCTGATTACACATTGCAAAGACACTTTCAAGAAGTGGATGTTGCTGATGAGAACCGCTATCTTGTCCTACTTCAGGAAGTGATCAAGCGTCAGGCTAGTCTCATTTCCAAATGGCAGCTCGTTGGCTTTATTCACGGAGTAATGAACACCGATAACATGGCGATCAGTGGAGAAACCATTGACTATGGTCCTTGCGCCTTCATGGATGCCTACGATCCGGCAACGGTATTCAGTTCCATTGACAGACAGGGACGCTATGCCTACGGTAACCAGCCCTATATTGCCGCGTGGAATCTCGCCAGATTTGCTGAAACTCTACTGCCGCTGCTGCATGAGAACGAAGAGCAAGCAGTCAAATTGGCTGAGAACGCGATTGCAAATTTTTCCGAGCTGTATCATCGCAATTGGTTCTCGGGAATGAGGGCAAAGCTCGGAATCTTTAATGGCGAACAGCAGGATGAATCTCTTATTAAAGACCTGCTCACCATGATGGAGAAATATAGTGCGGACTATACCAATACTTTTCGCGCATTAACTTTTGATAAACTGGAAGACACGGACCTTTTTAGCTCCACGGAGTTTGCTCAGTGGCAAGAGTCGTGGCAAGCGAGACTAAGCAGGCAGGAGGAAACAAAAGCTTCTTCACATCAGTTGATGCGTAGCAGCAATCCTGCGGTAATCCCCCGTAACCACCGGGTAGAAGAAGCACTAGAAACTGCGGTAAATCAAGGAGACTATAGCGTAATGGAGCGGCTTCTTGGTGTTCTTTCGAATCCCTTCGCACACTCCTCCGAACAGGCTGATTTTACACGGCCTACGTTATCAACCCAGCCTTACCGAACCTTTTGCGGTACTTAA
- a CDS encoding NAD(P)-dependent alcohol dehydrogenase has protein sequence MKAIVYTKYGTTDALQLNEVEKPIPKDNEVLIKVHAASINSWDWDLLRGTPFLVRLDGGLLKPKYNILGADIAGRVEAVGRDVKQFLPGDEVFGDISGCGWGGFAEFVCASENALTLKPASMTFEEAAAIPQTAVLALQGLRDKGQIQKGQKVLINGAGGGVGTFAVQIAKLFGAEVIGVDRARKLDMLQSIGEDQVIDYMQEDFTQNGQRYDLILDVAGYRSIYDYKRALSPKGTYVMVGGSIARIFQVMLLGPWISMIGSKKMGILMHKPNQNDQIVMKELFEAGKVVPVIDRSYPLIEVAEALQYLGEGHPKGKVVIRMEH, from the coding sequence ATGAAGGCAATAGTATACACAAAATATGGAACTACTGACGCTCTTCAACTTAATGAGGTAGAAAAACCTATTCCCAAGGACAATGAGGTACTAATAAAAGTACATGCTGCATCCATAAATTCATGGGACTGGGATCTCCTAAGAGGTACACCGTTCTTGGTCCGCCTTGATGGGGGGCTTCTAAAACCAAAATACAACATACTTGGAGCTGACATAGCAGGGCGGGTTGAAGCGGTTGGTAGAGACGTAAAGCAGTTTCTTCCAGGTGATGAGGTATTCGGGGACATTTCCGGTTGTGGTTGGGGAGGATTTGCGGAGTTTGTATGCGCTAGTGAAAATGCATTAACGCTGAAACCAGCCAGTATGACATTCGAGGAAGCAGCGGCCATACCTCAAACGGCAGTCCTCGCCTTGCAGGGACTTCGAGATAAAGGGCAGATTCAGAAAGGACAGAAGGTTTTAATTAATGGCGCAGGTGGAGGTGTGGGGACATTTGCGGTACAGATTGCCAAGTTATTTGGGGCTGAAGTGATAGGGGTGGATCGCGCAAGGAAATTGGATATGCTGCAATCGATTGGTGAAGATCAGGTAATTGATTACATGCAAGAAGATTTCACTCAAAATGGACAGCGTTACGACCTGATCCTTGATGTTGCGGGGTATCGATCGATTTATGATTACAAGCGTGCATTAAGTCCCAAGGGTACTTATGTCATGGTCGGTGGCTCCATAGCCCGAATCTTTCAAGTGATGCTCCTAGGACCTTGGATCTCAATGATCGGAAGTAAGAAAATGGGTATCCTTATGCACAAACCAAACCAAAATGATCAAATTGTTATGAAGGAGCTTTTTGAGGCTGGTAAAGTTGTACCTGTGATAGATAGAAGTTATCCGTTAATCGAGGTTGCTGAAGCCCTCCAGTATCTTGGAGAAGGACACCCAAAAGGAAAAGTCGTCATTCGTATGGAACATTAA
- a CDS encoding DUF3888 domain-containing protein: MKNKWFIVFVLIIASLVTWQISWADAANKMPEKDSTELKFQDMVVLFLLPYMNNKLSDVYAKDLKSAPDLYPYYIDVKHVERLNGFRGFEFQITLEATPTVGPHIPVGADLFTFEVNSGEDVKLVKFEHLKGPNEKDFPPNYKDLLN, translated from the coding sequence ATGAAAAACAAATGGTTCATTGTTTTTGTTCTAATCATTGCATCTCTAGTAACATGGCAAATTTCTTGGGCTGATGCAGCCAATAAAATGCCCGAAAAAGATTCTACGGAATTGAAGTTTCAAGATATGGTTGTGCTGTTTTTATTACCATATATGAATAACAAACTATCTGACGTGTATGCCAAGGATTTAAAAAGTGCACCAGATCTGTACCCGTATTATATTGATGTCAAACATGTTGAACGATTAAATGGGTTTCGAGGCTTTGAATTTCAGATTACACTTGAAGCAACTCCTACTGTTGGACCTCATATTCCTGTTGGCGCCGATCTCTTTACGTTTGAAGTGAATTCCGGAGAAGATGTAAAACTCGTAAAATTTGAACATTTGAAGGGGCCCAACGAAAAGGACTTTCCACCTAATTATAAAGACCTCTTAAATTAA
- a CDS encoding NUDIX hydrolase, whose protein sequence is MDKEQLRDKQGLTEIEFLQGYDASIYERPSVTVDMLIFSVVDEEKENYRKLPEKSLKLLMVKRGVHPYIGQWALPGGFVTKDESMDEAALRELKTETNIDDVYMEQLYTWGDVNRDPRTRVISCSYMALVDGRSLEVKAGDDADDARWFNVKYSVLEEKKTIIEKNFVFEKVIKIALSNDKDTLEAVIKVIEKYAGKVIMVEREIMVSNGIAFDHAEMIQYAVERLRNKIEYTDIAFNLMPELFTLSELQQVYEVTLGKELLSAAFRRKIADMVMETNQFTKDAGHRPAKLFRFNPKWRYL, encoded by the coding sequence ATGGACAAAGAGCAACTTAGAGATAAGCAGGGACTTACAGAAATAGAGTTTTTACAGGGTTATGATGCCAGTATTTACGAAAGACCGTCCGTTACAGTAGATATGTTAATTTTCAGTGTGGTTGATGAAGAAAAAGAAAACTATAGAAAGCTACCGGAAAAGTCACTGAAACTGCTCATGGTAAAAAGGGGGGTTCATCCTTATATAGGACAATGGGCTTTACCCGGAGGCTTTGTAACAAAGGACGAAAGTATGGATGAGGCTGCCTTGCGGGAGTTAAAAACCGAGACTAATATTGATGATGTTTATATGGAACAGCTATATACATGGGGAGATGTAAATCGGGATCCTCGTACACGAGTTATAAGCTGTTCGTACATGGCACTTGTTGATGGCAGATCACTTGAGGTGAAGGCAGGGGATGATGCGGATGATGCAAGGTGGTTCAACGTTAAGTACAGTGTGCTTGAAGAGAAGAAGACGATAATAGAGAAGAACTTTGTCTTTGAAAAAGTGATAAAAATTGCTCTTTCAAACGATAAGGACACTCTTGAGGCTGTGATAAAAGTTATTGAAAAGTATGCTGGAAAAGTAATTATGGTAGAAAGAGAGATAATGGTTTCGAATGGAATTGCATTTGATCATGCGGAAATGATCCAATACGCCGTTGAGAGACTTAGGAATAAGATTGAGTACACAGATATAGCTTTCAATCTGATGCCGGAACTTTTTACATTGTCGGAGCTTCAACAGGTTTATGAGGTTACTTTGGGAAAAGAGCTGCTTTCTGCTGCATTTAGAAGAAAAATTGCGGATATGGTTATGGAAACCAATCAATTTACAAAGGATGCAGGGCATCGGCCGGCTAAGCTGTTCAGGTTCAATCCGAAATGGCGGTATTTGTAA